In the genome of Arabidopsis thaliana chromosome 4, partial sequence, the window CTGGTAGTATTGTTGTTTAAGTGATCTCTCTGATTGAGAAATAtgctgtttcttgttttgttcagGTTTATGCCTATCACCGGTCTCTTCCCATGCCAATTACCTCGTACAAGTTTGGTTCTATTGATCCAATATCAGGTAAGGAGATAGAGGAGGACAACAACCTGTTCGTTTCAAGCGTTTGCTGGAGAAAAAGATCGAATATGGTTGTTTCAGCTAGCTCAAATGGGTCAATCAAAGTTCTACAGTTGGTCTGaaataaatacatacatacaGAAGAAGCTGAGGTAATTCTACACCTAGAGCCCTCTTGGTTTatggtaaaacaaaaaccccaTCAATCCAAGAATCAGGCAAAACAACGGAGATAACGAACAAGCTTTCAACACACAGATATGAGATAGTTTTATCTATCTGTTGCTAAAGTTTTCCTCAAATGGGGTGAAGGAATGAGAGTGAGTAGAACTATAGTTGTTCAATAGTTGCGGTTTGATCAGCGCGGTAAGGGTTTATACCGCTGATGGGTATACATAGTAAGGTAAAAGACCTTCTCTTTTGTGGTGTTCTAaggtgtttatttttttattttttattttggctcTTACAATAAGATTCCTCTTTGTGATATGTAAATTTGCTCCGATAGTTCTAAGGTAAAAGAGCATACTctgatgtatatatagttgaaaTGAGCTTTTTAGTTCTACGGATGAATCTCCTCcaccaagaaaagaaaaatcttcgtttttctttttaaaaactttaaatgcatcgttttttgttgaatgttCACAAAAGTAATCTTTGAAATGCTTTATCATTGTACATAGCTTAGGACTGAATCAGCGTAATAACGTTATCAAGGTTTCTTGCTCAATCAAGCTGCTCCAACTTGTTTATGGTCTTCTTCACTTGGTACTGAaaacttttttactttctgagacaaacaacaacagaagatgAATCAAGGCCTTGCTCAATCTAAGATCAAGCTGTCTTACATCTATGAGAAAGACTTAAGAATCACAAAGAAGAATTCATAGTGAACTAGTGAAGCATGCCATATGGAAAAACAATTGTTCAAAAACTCCAATTGAGGAAAtgttggaaaaagaaaagaacaaaccttAGATAGAACACATTCTCAGAGAGATTGCAGTAGAATTAGACATTTCTCTTGATCGAATTTCGATTCCGAAACACAATTGAGAAGATTCACAGCTTCTTGTCGTCAAATTGGTAGGGGAAGCTTTTTCTCCATtatcataaaccctaaactaaaaGTTTCTGCAAAAACAACTATTTTATCGAACTCTTAATGGGCCATCAATGGGCCCATACTTATAAACTTAAACCCTTTTCCAATTTCAGTCGTATTTTACAAAAACCATCACCGTCGTTATCACAGTAACCAAACAACTTTCATCGCCGGGTAAGCTCCATTCCCAAGCTATTTCGATCTCGTTTCACGTCGATCTATTTCTAGTCAAGTTAATCTcttcttttagggtttaattaGTTAAGACTTGCGTTTGATTATCTCAAGTTCAGaatttgtttcttgatgatCTAAAGGAAGGAATTTTATACTTATCAAATTgaggatttttgtttttggatgcAGAGAACTGATtaacatataagaaaatggCGTTTGCTAGAGCAGTGAGAAGACCAATTGGAGTCTTTTATTATAGTGTTAGTAGTAGATTTAGTTCTGGAAATGAGTATTCTACTGTGGCAAGCAAATTCGAAACTTTGTCTCAGTACAAAAGCTCTGTACCGTCTGGTTACACAAGCCTTGTTCGTGGTTTTGGGAATTTCATACGGAGTTTTAGTTCGGAAGCTCCTCCTGCTGTATCTGACCAAATGAGTCTTATTAAGCAACTTAGGGAAAGAACTAGTGCTCCTATTAAAGATGTTAAGGCTTCTTTAGTTGAATGCAATTGGGATCTTGGTAAGAATTTGGTttaggttttttgttttggtgaaggttgtgtatgttttgttgtgttttgaaGTGggtttttttggatttgacaCAGAGGCTGCTCAGAAGGatttgagaaagagagggaaaGTTTTGGCTTCGAAAAAGTCGTCACGGACTGCTGCAGAAGGAATGCTTGCCGTTGCTCAAAATGAAGGGAAAGTTGCTGTTATTGAACTTAACTGTGAGACTGATTTTGTTGCTAGGAATGAGATTTTCCAGTACTTGGTTAGTCCCATAGCAATTTCACATTGGTTGTTGCTGAATGATGggctttttgtttattttactGTTCCTTGTCTTCTAAAATTGACATGTCTTGCAGGCTTTAGCTATGGCAAAACATGCTTTGCTGGTTGAGAGTAGTTCGCAGCAAGTTTCTGGTGTCTTCCCCTTTGGGCCGGAGCTTTTTGAGGTCAGTTTTTTATGTACTCgcttgtttccttttttgttatttaaatttatggaTTTATGTTGTTTCCTTTGCACTGTCTGAGATATTGATATCAACTTTTCATTTCTAATCACTCTAATGGATGCTATCAGGAGTTCAAGCTTAACCTCGATCATCCAAAAGTTAATGGTGAAACAACGGTTTCAAACGCTGTTACAGAAGTAGCTGCAATCATGGGagagaatgtaaaatttaggAGAGGTTTCTTGATGTCAAAATCTTCAGCAGGCGTCCTTTCTGCATATCTTCACACAAGTCCTCAACCAGGTACAATTTGTTCAATATACTTCCCATTGTttctaatctctttttttatgatatttctGTGCATttctaactttaaaaaaaaaaatgagaatagGGTTGGGTCGTATAGCTGGGATTGTATCTCTCGAAGTAGAAGGTGAAAATACTCAACTAGAGGCTATTCAGCGTGTAGGCTCAGAACTGGCTATGCATGTTGTAGCAGCAAAGCCTTTGTTTTTAAGCAAAGACCTTGTTTCTTCTGAAGCAATGGCAAATGAACGCGAGATTCTAAAGTCTCAGGTTAGTGTCACTTTATGTTATGAAATTGAACtgtaatttgtaaaaagtaCACAACCTGCGTTAGAAAAGTTTGCTTATCAAATGTTGTATATGACAGGCAGAAAGTACAGGCAAGAATCAGATGGCGATAGAGAAGATTGTGGAAGGGCGTCTCCGTAAGTATTTTGAAGAAGTTGCTCTAATGGAGCAAAAGTTTATTGTGAACGATGCTATAAACATTAAGGTATGTGGGTCTTAGCTTAAAACACCTAGTTTACCGTTTTATTACCTCTGCATCGCTTGTTGAATTCAACTCTTGGGCTCCTATTCCACAGACACTGGTGGATAATTTGTCCAAGGAGGTAGGTTCTCCAGTGAAGGTTACCGATTTTCTTAGAGTCGAGGTTGGGGAAGGAATCGAAAGGTAAACTAACCGTCACCCGTATGTCCAGTACGGCTTATCATTGTTGTAAGATTAGTCGcttatgaattttgttttttttgaaggCTTGAAGCATCTGATGAACCAGTTGCTCAAACTGCTTGAAGACAAAGAATCAACGACATGGTTTTAGATTTACAGAACTCTTTCCTTCTTTGGTTCCTTTAGAGTTCATGGCTTCAACGCCTTCTTGAGATTATAGAATCTTTctcatgattttgtttctcacaCAATATGGCAATAAGAGTGATTGTGCCTAGGAAGCTatgaccagaaaaaaaaaacatgtttgtgTTCTCCTACTCCTACTAAGATCATTATACAAAAACCTTCActtatgtgtttgattttaaGGTACTCAAGTATTTGAATAAGCAGATAGTGAGTTCTTGGCTCCTCCGGTTACCAACGGTCGAAATTGACGGTTTAATATAATTCATAGACAAAACCGGTCAACTTTATATTATCCACAATCAACGATCAAGATCAACGAGAACTAATCTTACGGTTGATATCATACATCTGTATTGAGTTACAGTACACCACAAAACACTCAATAAACACTAAGCACTCTTCTTCTACCTTTTGATTTTCGAAAAACGCAAACTTTctgaaaaagcaaaaacttcTGATTCTCTCGAGAATCATTTACTCTTCACACTGTCCccgtctctctttctcttgggTTAATCATGGTGTCAGAGACGACGACGAACCGATCAACGGTTAAAATCTCAAACGTTCCTCAAACCATAGTCGCCGACGAACTCCTCCGGTTCTTAGAACTCCACCTCGGCGAAGATACTGTATTCGCACTCGAAATCCCAACAACTCGTGACAATTGGAAGCCAAGAGACTTCGCTCGAGTACAATTCACTACCCTCGAAGTCAAATCTCGAGCCCagcttctctcttctcaaagCAAGCTCCTTTTCAAAACCCATAACCTAAGACTCTCTGAAGCTTATGATGATATCATCCCTCGTCCTGTAGATCCAAGGAAAAGGCTAGACGACATCGTTTTGACTGTTGGGTTTCCTGAGTCTGATGAAAAAAGGTTTTGTGCCCTAGAAAAATGGGATGGTGTGAGGTGTTGGATTTTGactgagaagagaagagttgaGTTTTGGGTTTGGGAAAGTGGTGATTGTTATAAGATTGAAGTTAGGTTTGAGGATATTATTGAAACTCTTAGTTGTTGTGTTAATGGTGACGCTTCTGAGATTGATGCATTTCTTCTCAAGGTAAATTTGTTAGTCCTAATGTGTTTTGCGACAATGTGAGTCTGTGTTGAGTTTATTTAGGAGTTCAGGTTCTGTGAAAATGATTCAAGATTGAGTTTTTTGGTTAGTCATATGTTTATGCATGTATTGGTTCTTTGAATCCTCTGTGACAGCTTTATGGTTTGATGAACGTGCATGAGATTGAGATTGGATTGATTTGTATGCTTGTGTTTTATCTTGGTCTCTTCTGATTTCTTTTAGCTTACATGTTGTTTTATGTTGCAGCTGAAATATGGACCGAAGGTATTTAAAAGAGTAACAGTTCACATAGCCACAAAGTTTAAGTCTGATCGGTACAGATTCTGCAAGGAGGATTTTGATTTCATGTGGATTCGGACAACTGATTTCTCTGGTTCGAAATCAATTGGTACATCAACTTGCTTTTGTTTGGAAGTCCACAATGGCTCAACGATGTTAGACATTTTCTCGGGCTTACCTTACTACCGAGAAGACACTTTGAGTCTAACTTATGTGGATGGGAAGACCTTTGCTTCTGCAGCTCAAATTGTTCCCCTCTTGAATGCCGCCATTTTGGGGTTAGAGTTTCCATATGAGATCCTTTTCCAACTCAATGCGCTTGTTCATGCGCAGAAAATCAGTCTTTTTGCTGCGTCAGATATGGAACTGATCAAAATCCTTCGTGGTATGAGTTTGGAAACCGCATTGGTGATCCTCAAGAAACTTCACCAGCAAAGTTCTATATGTTATGATCCTGTCTTCTTTGTCAAGACTCAGATGCAATCTGTGgttaagaagatgaagcatTCCCCTGCATCAGCTTATAAAAGATTGACCGAGCAGAACATCATGAGTTGTCAGAGAGCTTACGTTACACCCTCAAAGATCTATCTGTTGGGTCCAGAGCTTGAGACTGCAAATTATGTTGTGAAGAACTTTGCAGAGCATGTCTCGGATTTCATGAGAGTTACTTTTGTGGAAGAAGATTGGAGCAAGCTTCCCGCAAATGCTCTCTCTGTGAACTCCAAGGAAGGCTATTTTGTGAAGCCCTCTAGAACCAACATTTATAACAGGGTGTTGTCAATCCTTGGAGAAGGGATTACCGTTGGGCCTAAGAGGTTTGAGTTCTTGGCTTTTTCAGCGAGCCAACTGCGAGGAAATTCGGTCTGGATGTTTGCTTCTAACGAGAAAGTAAAAGCGGAAGATATAAGAGAATGGATGGGTTGTTTCCGTAAAATCCGAAGCATTTCCAAATGTGCTGCTAGGATGGGTCAGTTGTTCAGTGCTTCGCGGCAAACACTTATTGTCCGTGCACAAGATGTGGAGCAGATTCCCGACATCGAAGTGACAACTGATGGTGCTGATTACTGCTTCTCGGATGGCATTGGGAAAATTTCACTTGCATTTGCCAAGCAAGTTGCACAGAAGTGTGGATTGAGTCATGTCCCTTCTGCCTTTCAAATTCGATACGGTGGCTACAAAGGTGTGATTGCTGTTGACCGCAGTTCCTTCCGAAAGTTGTCTCTGCGTGATAGTATGCTTAAATTTGACTCGAACAACAGGATGCTGAACGTTACCAGGTGGACAGAGTCGATGCCTTGCTTCTTAAACCGGGAGATCATTTGCCTTTTGTCGACCCTTGGAATAGAAGATGCAATGTTTGAGGCGATGCAAGCGGTGCATTTATCTATGCTTGGGAATATGCTTGAAGACCGCGATGCAGCACTTAATGTTCTGCAGAAATTGAGCGGAGAAAATTCCAAGAATTTGCTAGTTAAGATGCTGCTTCAAGGATATGCACCGAGTTCAGAACCTTACCTCTCAATGATGCTTCGTGTGCACCACGAGAGCCAGCTTTCTGAACTAAAGAGCAGATGCAGGATACTTGTACCGAAAGGACGGATCTTGATCGGTTGCATGGATGAAATGGGTATCCTGGAGTATGGCCAAGTGTATGTTCGTGTAACCCTGACTAAAGCGGAACTGAAATCTCGCGATCAGAGCTACTTTCGCAAGATTGATGAGGAAACATCTGTGGTTATTGGGAAAGTGGTCGTGACGAAAAACCCATGTCTTCACCCTGGAGATATTAGAGTTCTTGATGCTATATATGAGGTCCATTTCGAAGAAAAGGGATATCTCGACTGCATCATCTTTCCTCAGAAGGGAGAAAGGTACAATAAATCAATCCTTTAGAGTTATGCACCATAAGATAAACCATATGCTTCTGATTCTTAGTCCCAACTTAGTTGATGGTTTGTTTCTCCTTGGTTTTTGTTGACTCCACAGACCACATCCAAATGAATGTTCTGGTGGCGATCTCGACGGAGACCAGTTTTTTGTTAGCTGGGATGAGAAGATTATACCTAGCGAAATGGACCCTCCAATGGACTATGCTGGAAGCAGGCCTCGTCTAATGGATCATGACGTCACGTTAGaggtttgtttcttgaaaAGGCTTTCATGATGTGAAAGTTTCCTAATCTTTGGAGCTAAGctgattctctttctttcactcTGCTTTGTAGGAAATCCACAAATTTTTTGTGGATTATATGATAAGCGACACGCTTGGGGTGATCTCAACTGCACATTTGGTTCACGCAGACCGTGACCCTGAAAAAGCCCGGAGCCAGAAGTGTCTAGAGTTAGCAAATCTTCACTCTAGGGCTGTTGATTTTGCAAAAACTGGAGCTCCAGCTGAGATGCCTTATGCCTTAAAGCCCAGAGAGTTCCCTGATTTTCTGGAACGGTTTGAGAAACCAACATACATCTCTGAGTCTGTGTTTGGGAAACTATACCGTGCTGTGAAGAGCTCTCTAGCACAGAGAAAGCCAGAAGCTGAGAGCGAGGACACGGTAGCTTATGATGTGacacttgaagaagctggCTTTGAGAGCTTTATAGAGACAGCGAAAGCCCATAGAGACATGTATGGTGAGAAACTGACCTCGTTGATGATATACTATGGAGCTGCTAACGAAGAGGAGATTCTCACAGGCATTTTGAAAACCAAGGAGATGTATCTGGCGAGAGATAACCGGAGGTATGGTGATATGAAGGATAGAATTACGCTTTCCGTGAAAGATTTGCATAAAGAGGCCATGGGATGGTTCGAGAAAAGCTGCGAGGACgaacaacagaagaagaagctagcATCGGCGTGGTACTATGTAACATACAATCCAAACCATCGCGATGAGAAGTTGACATTCTTGAGTTTCCCATGGATCGTAGGTGACGTTTTGCTTGATATAAAGGCTGAAAATGCACAGAGACAGAGCgttgaagagaaaacaagtgGACTTgtatccatttgattgcccTATATAACACTTGGTGTAGTAGAATTGCTAGTTAAAGGACTATAACGTCGCTTGTATATGtgtcaaaattatatatgatatattaacAAGACTTGTGACTTTATATTATGTgtcattttgtaattttgaatgtgaaaattatcaaaatggGAGATTAAATTGGTAAATTACCAGATGATTTATTGGTACAGTTGACAAAGATATTGTTGATGCAAAATTAGATAAATGGAGTGCTGGCGTTGACACTAATTCTATTAGTCCATGAGAAACCGATTGTGCTATATCTCTAGCAGTTTGATGTCAGCTTATGGATTTGATAATATTAGTGAAATTCTTGGAAGatgaaaatagtaaatagGTACACTTCATACCTTAACatatattccattttttttttccgactGAATGATTTCATTATATTATACGAAAGTAGAATGCATTTTTGAAGTACAACGACGACAAGAGACGAACTCTGTCGGGAACTAAGCCGGCGGAATACATCAATATCCCCGGAAACCTAAGCCCAAAAGAGGGAAGCAAACTATAAGCATAAAAGTACAAGAAGGTAAGCttaaaagaaacttaagaTCTAAATCTGaaactcaaaacatcaaaacctGCAACCAATCCCAAAGTAACAGTTGGCGTCGGGCCGAAACCAAGAAACATGAGCCACAAGAAGAACCAACCAAGCATGCAAACTCCAAAGGACAGGAGATCCCGAAGAAGAACGAAACCGAAGGCTCAACCAGCAACAACCCAACAGAATAGAGAGCAGGATGTAACATATATTCCATTTATTAGATacatcatttattatttagtttgttATTTAAGTTCTAAGACACAATTAAgtcataattttaaatttgttgatgTGTCATGATTTTAAAATCCTCTTATTTGTTGATGTGGCCTCAATGAGCTTCTTTTTATTAGTAGTATTTATTTCTACATGTTATGGTTCTTCTGAAGAGCTTTCTATCTCActaggaaaaaataatttgtgagTTTGGATTTAATTAGCGAACCATATTTCTACATTTTTGATAGGTGCTTGTGCTTAGTGCTTGTAATATGTGTCAAGGCAGAGGAGGAGAAAAAGGATAATGAGCTTTCAAAGATTGAGGGTGTTAACGGCATGGAAGAAGATTAGACGTTGGAAAAGATTACCATACCAATGAACAAATTAGCCCAAGAACGAACTACATATGGAGAGGGTCACATATGCGTTTGAAGGAGAATGCTTAGGATAGTAAGAAGGGTTTGGTGTATGGGTAAATTGCTTCACATATAATAGTTTTAGTCATTTATGCGAATAACTATAATAATCGTGCAAGGTTTTGGTGAATTAATATATTCTCAAGTTCAACTATTGTgtgttggtttggttttgttttcaatatgtCGTAGTTGACGATTACATAGTATTAAGGCTAACATTGAGAGGAGATAAAGAAATGAGAAAGCAAAGCAAGTGGCATAAACGAATACCGATACGAAAGAGAGTTGTGAGTTTGATTAATATGTGCCACATCTGATATACCTCgatttttactgatttttggtatgatttaggtatagcTTTTACATTGGTATTATTGTGCGAGAAAGACAATTGTTGATTCATGTCCTTTTTAATTACATACGGTGGACAATTGTTGAGCACTcctaaaaatagttaatagtAGGGCATGTGACAGAATACCAATTCTTCACAATGGAATAATTAGCTATAATATCATTTATGTTTGATCGTTTGTAAATCGTAAATCGAGAGAAGCACGTCTAAACAATCATAACGATTTTGGTGTCAAATGAAGATGAAATGCATCTTTAGgataacaaaaattgaaacttttccaatatttgtttactttttagcactaaataagaaagaaattgagTACTTAGTCGCACTTGCAATTATCCCTTCCATGTTAAATAAGTAATTATAtacttaataaataaacaaaacaagaacaaatgaTACTTCTGTTTGGGACGTTGatcattgtttttgatatattttagttttttttaccaatacaattatttgttatagATGATTCTTAGACGCTACATTACTTTCGGATATCATCAACTCAAAATTTAATGTTGGTGCTTCCTTTTATGAGGCAATGAACATCACAAATACAAGTTTCACCTGAAACAAGCACAAAACTACcacttttaataataatgtgaTGCCTCTTAATCAATATGCCTCGTCGATAGAGCAAAAGGATTACCAGAATCTTAGTCAAATAGGATTGCCTACATTAGTGAACTTGGACCCGAAAATTAGAGAAAGGGCATTATGTAATCTTTG includes:
- a CDS encoding translation elongation factor Ts (EF-Ts) (translation elongation factor Ts (EF-Ts), putative; FUNCTIONS IN: translation elongation factor activity; INVOLVED IN: translational elongation; LOCATED IN: mitochondrion; EXPRESSED IN: 22 plant structures; EXPRESSED DURING: 13 growth stages; CONTAINS InterPro DOMAIN/s: Translation elongation factor Ts, conserved site (InterPro:IPR018101), Translation elongation factor EFTs/EF1B (InterPro:IPR001816), UBA-like (InterPro:IPR009060), Translation elongation factor EFTs/EF1B, dimerisation (InterPro:IPR014039); BEST Arabidopsis thaliana protein match is: elongation factor Ts family protein (TAIR:AT4G29060.1); Has 9471 Blast hits to 8571 proteins in 2664 species: Archae - 0; Bacteria - 5908; Metazoa - 120; Fungi - 25; Plants - 215; Viruses - 0; Other Eukaryotes - 3203 (source: NCBI BLink).) — its product is MAFARAVRRPIGVFYYSVSSRFSSGNEYSTVASKFETLSQYKSSVPSGYTSLVRGFGNFIRSFSSEAPPAVSDQMSLIKQLRERTSAPIKDVKASLVECNWDLEAAQKDLRKRGKVLASKKSSRTAAEGMLAVAQNEGKVAVIELNCETDFVARNEIFQYLALAMAKHALLVESSSQQVSGVFPFGPELFEEFKLNLDHPKVNGETTVSNAVTEVAAIMGENVKFRRGFLMSKSSAGVLSAYLHTSPQPGLGRIAGIVSLEVEGENTQLEAIQRVGSELAMHVVAAKPLFLSKDLVSSEAMANEREILKSQAESTGKNQMAIEKIVEGRLRKYFEEVALMEQKFIVNDAINIKTLVDNLSKEVGSPVKVTDFLRVEVGEGIERLEASDEPVAQTA
- the RDR2 gene encoding RNA-dependent RNA polymerase 2 (RNA-dependent RNA polymerase 2 (RDR2); CONTAINS InterPro DOMAIN/s: RNA-dependent RNA polymerase, eukaryotic-type (InterPro:IPR007855); BEST Arabidopsis thaliana protein match is: RNA-dependent RNA polymerase 1 (TAIR:AT1G14790.1); Has 1807 Blast hits to 1807 proteins in 277 species: Archae - 0; Bacteria - 0; Metazoa - 736; Fungi - 347; Plants - 385; Viruses - 0; Other Eukaryotes - 339 (source: NCBI BLink).); protein product: MVSETTTNRSTVKISNVPQTIVADELLRFLELHLGEDTVFALEIPTTRDNWKPRDFARVQFTTLEVKSRAQLLSSQSKLLFKTHNLRLSEAYDDIIPRPVDPRKRLDDIVLTVGFPESDEKRFCALEKWDGVRCWILTEKRRVEFWVWESGDCYKIEVRFEDIIETLSCCVNGDASEIDAFLLKLKYGPKVFKRVTVHIATKFKSDRYRFCKEDFDFMWIRTTDFSGSKSIGTSTCFCLEVHNGSTMLDIFSGLPYYREDTLSLTYVDGKTFASAAQIVPLLNAAILGLEFPYEILFQLNALVHAQKISLFAASDMELIKILRGMSLETALVILKKLHQQSSICYDPVFFVKTQMQSVVKKMKHSPASAYKRLTEQNIMSCQRAYVTPSKIYLLGPELETANYVVKNFAEHVSDFMRVTFVEEDWSKLPANALSVNSKEGYFVKPSRTNIYNRVLSILGEGITVGPKRFEFLAFSASQLRGNSVWMFASNEKVKAEDIREWMGCFRKIRSISKCAARMGQLFSASRQTLIVRAQDVEQIPDIEVTTDGADYCFSDGIGKISLAFAKQVAQKCGLSHVPSAFQIRYGGYKGVIAVDRSSFRKLSLRDSMLKFDSNNRMLNVTRWTESMPCFLNREIICLLSTLGIEDAMFEAMQAVHLSMLGNMLEDRDAALNVLQKLSGENSKNLLVKMLLQGYAPSSEPYLSMMLRVHHESQLSELKSRCRILVPKGRILIGCMDEMGILEYGQVYVRVTLTKAELKSRDQSYFRKIDEETSVVIGKVVVTKNPCLHPGDIRVLDAIYEVHFEEKGYLDCIIFPQKGERPHPNECSGGDLDGDQFFVSWDEKIIPSEMDPPMDYAGSRPRLMDHDVTLEEIHKFFVDYMISDTLGVISTAHLVHADRDPEKARSQKCLELANLHSRAVDFAKTGAPAEMPYALKPREFPDFLERFEKPTYISESVFGKLYRAVKSSLAQRKPEAESEDTVAYDVTLEEAGFESFIETAKAHRDMYGEKLTSLMIYYGAANEEEILTGILKTKEMYLARDNRRYGDMKDRITLSVKDLHKEAMGWFEKSCEDEQQKKKLASAWYYVTYNPNHRDEKLTFLSFPWIVGDVLLDIKAENAQRQSVEEKTSGLVSI